In one Kitasatospora cineracea genomic region, the following are encoded:
- a CDS encoding LCP family protein: MDGGASGADGDREGEFEVQLGAAFGLTGGGPGPEVTARLVDGGLAAGRRRTRARRRRTVLLAGALTAAVAVGAGLLTAPRDVPGARTPVVELAHSGPDPAPPPLADGVTVLLVGTDSSVDARGEQAPDGLRHGDLHSGGANQLDATDTVMLVHVPAGGGEVRQLSLPRDVLVRDGDGHEVPLGHVYLDAETAEIQRLDAQGLPAPELRERGREAGRRALFRAVEALTSIRVNHYAELSMTGFYRAAEALGGIPVCLNHAVDDPDSGARLPAGRQDLGPAQALAFVRQRHGVGDGSDLGRTRRAQAFLAGVVEKLRGGGVLADAGKLGALYRSLEGELVVDQDWSPVDFVRQVPALAAGRGTLRTLPVMWAGSRLRAVEGAARQVLTDGAAASGAPSDAASPEASGAGALVAGQGPEPVELGGVPCVD; encoded by the coding sequence GTGGACGGCGGGGCGAGCGGCGCGGACGGCGACCGGGAGGGGGAGTTCGAGGTGCAGTTGGGGGCGGCCTTCGGGCTGACGGGCGGCGGGCCGGGGCCGGAGGTGACGGCCCGGCTGGTCGACGGCGGGCTGGCGGCCGGCCGGCGGCGCACGCGGGCCAGGCGGCGGCGCACGGTGCTGCTGGCGGGGGCGCTGACCGCGGCGGTCGCGGTCGGGGCGGGGCTGCTGACCGCGCCCCGGGACGTGCCCGGGGCGCGGACCCCGGTGGTGGAGCTCGCCCACTCCGGGCCGGACCCGGCGCCGCCGCCGCTGGCCGACGGGGTGACGGTCCTGCTGGTCGGCACCGACTCCTCGGTCGACGCCCGGGGCGAGCAGGCCCCGGACGGGCTGCGCCACGGCGACCTGCACAGCGGCGGGGCCAACCAACTGGACGCCACCGACACCGTGATGCTGGTGCACGTCCCGGCGGGCGGCGGCGAGGTGCGGCAGCTCTCGCTGCCCCGGGACGTGCTGGTGCGGGACGGCGACGGCCACGAGGTGCCGCTGGGCCACGTCTACCTGGACGCGGAGACCGCCGAGATCCAGCGGCTGGACGCCCAGGGCCTGCCGGCGCCGGAGCTGCGCGAGCGGGGCCGGGAGGCCGGGCGGCGGGCGCTGTTCCGGGCCGTCGAGGCGCTCACCTCGATCCGGGTCAACCACTACGCGGAACTGTCGATGACCGGCTTCTACCGCGCCGCCGAGGCCCTCGGCGGGATCCCGGTCTGCCTGAACCACGCCGTGGACGACCCGGACAGCGGGGCCCGGCTGCCCGCCGGGCGGCAGGACCTGGGGCCCGCCCAGGCGCTCGCCTTCGTCCGGCAGCGGCACGGCGTCGGCGACGGCTCCGACCTGGGGCGGACCCGGCGCGCCCAGGCGTTCCTGGCCGGCGTGGTGGAGAAGCTGCGCGGCGGCGGGGTGCTGGCCGACGCGGGGAAGCTCGGCGCGCTGTACCGGTCGCTGGAGGGCGAGTTGGTGGTGGACCAGGACTGGAGCCCGGTGGACTTCGTCCGCCAGGTCCCGGCGCTGGCCGCGGGGCGCGGCACCCTCAGGACGCTGCCGGTGATGTGGGCGGGCTCCCGGTTGCGGGCGGTGGAGGGGGCGGCCCGGCAGGTCCTGACCGACGGCGCCGCGGCGTCGGGCGCCCCGTCCGACGCCGCCTCCCCGGAGGCGTCCGGGGCCGGCGCCCTGGTGGCGGGCCAGGGGCCGGAGCCGGTCGAGCTGGGCGGGGTGCCCTGCGTGGACTGA
- a CDS encoding phosphotransferase family protein → MDCRSPAAALLAEACAAAGRPSAGAELIRAGENTLWRLPGGVVARIGRPGQLHVAERELTVARWLHRHRVPAVRPLGHPPVPVAVRGRPATFWHELPPHRPGTAVELAAALRRLHGLPPPEGGLGVLDPFVRLPERIAAAALDDPDRRRLHDRLADLRTAWRELALPARPPHVVHGDAWSGNLAVTATTAHLLDFERTALGPAEWDLTTTAVGRHTFGTVPLRTYAAFCAAYGADVTEWPGYPVLRDIRELRLTCYALQQSGADPRHRAQADYRLACLFGEHGPRPWGWTALD, encoded by the coding sequence GTGGACTGCCGCAGCCCCGCCGCCGCCCTGCTCGCCGAGGCCTGCGCCGCCGCCGGCCGCCCGAGCGCCGGCGCCGAGCTGATCCGGGCCGGCGAGAACACCCTGTGGCGGCTGCCCGGGGGGGTGGTCGCCCGGATCGGCCGGCCCGGCCAACTGCACGTCGCCGAACGCGAGTTGACCGTAGCCAGGTGGCTGCACCGGCACCGGGTGCCGGCCGTCCGCCCGCTCGGTCACCCGCCGGTGCCGGTGGCCGTGCGAGGCCGCCCGGCCACCTTCTGGCACGAGCTGCCGCCGCACCGCCCCGGCACCGCCGTCGAGTTGGCCGCCGCGCTGCGCCGCCTGCACGGGCTGCCCCCGCCGGAGGGCGGGCTGGGCGTCCTCGACCCGTTCGTCCGGCTCCCGGAGCGGATCGCCGCGGCCGCCCTCGACGACCCGGACCGCCGCCGCCTGCACGACCGCCTCGCCGACCTGCGCACCGCCTGGCGCGAACTCGCGCTCCCCGCCCGGCCGCCGCACGTCGTGCACGGCGACGCCTGGAGCGGCAACCTCGCGGTCACCGCCACCACCGCCCACCTGCTGGACTTCGAACGCACCGCGCTCGGCCCGGCCGAGTGGGACCTGACCACCACCGCCGTCGGCCGCCACACCTTCGGCACCGTCCCGCTCCGGACGTACGCCGCGTTCTGCGCGGCCTACGGCGCCGACGTCACCGAGTGGCCCGGCTACCCGGTGCTCCGCGACATCCGCGAACTCCGGCTCACCTGCTACGCCCTCCAGCAGTCCGGCGCCGACCCCCGCCACCGCGCCCAGGCCGACTACCGGCTGGCCTGCCTGTTCGGCGAGCACGGCCCCCGCCCCTGGGGCTGGACCGCCCTCGACTGA
- a CDS encoding carbohydrate binding domain-containing protein, whose product MFRRRSYTPVERAAQAPRASHARSGPSAAKRTLAGVSAAAVIGAGLAVAGSVTASADVANLIANPGFESGLANWTCTGGSAIVSSPVHGGTAALRATPSGQDTAQCSQTVSVQPNSQYTLSGFVQGSYVYLGATGTGVNASTWAPGNASYGQLSTTFSTGASTTSVTVFVHGWYGQPAFYADDLVLSGPGGSGSPSPSSSAPTSQPPTSQPPTSQPPTSQPPTSQPPTSQPPTSNPPGDATCATKPRPAGKVLQGYWENWDGASNGVHPGLGWTPITDSRIAQHGYNVLNTAFPVILSDGTVLWQDGMDTGVKVATPAEMCQAKANGATILMSIGGAAAGIDLSSSAVADKFVATIVPILKKYNFDGIDIDIETGLSGSGSIGTLSASQSNLIRIIDGVLAQMPAGFGLTMAPETAYVTGGSVTYGSIWGSYLPIIKKYVDNGRLWWLNMQYYNGSMYGCSGDSYSAGTVQGFTAQTTCLNNGLTIQGTTIKVPYDKQVPGLPAQPGAGGGYMAPSLVSQAYGSYSGQLKGLMTWSLNWDGSKGWTFGDNVKSLQGR is encoded by the coding sequence ATGTTCCGTCGAAGGTCGTACACGCCCGTGGAGCGCGCCGCCCAGGCGCCCCGGGCCAGCCACGCCCGGTCCGGCCCGAGCGCCGCGAAGCGCACGCTGGCCGGCGTCAGCGCCGCCGCCGTGATCGGTGCCGGCCTCGCCGTGGCCGGCTCGGTCACCGCGTCCGCCGACGTCGCCAACCTGATCGCCAACCCCGGCTTCGAGAGCGGGCTCGCCAACTGGACCTGCACCGGCGGCAGCGCGATCGTCAGCAGCCCCGTGCACGGCGGCACCGCCGCGCTCCGGGCCACCCCCAGCGGCCAGGACACCGCGCAGTGCTCGCAGACCGTCAGCGTGCAGCCCAACTCGCAGTACACCCTGAGCGGCTTCGTCCAGGGCAGCTACGTCTACCTCGGCGCCACCGGCACCGGCGTGAACGCCTCCACCTGGGCCCCGGGCAACGCCTCCTACGGCCAGCTCAGCACCACCTTCTCCACCGGCGCCTCCACCACCTCGGTGACCGTCTTCGTGCACGGCTGGTACGGCCAGCCCGCGTTCTACGCCGACGACCTGGTGCTCAGCGGCCCCGGCGGCAGCGGCAGCCCGTCGCCCTCCAGCAGCGCGCCCACCTCGCAGCCCCCGACGTCCCAGCCGCCGACGTCCCAGCCGCCCACCTCGCAGCCCCCGACCTCGCAGCCGCCGACCTCGCAGCCGCCCACCAGCAACCCGCCCGGTGACGCCACCTGCGCGACCAAGCCCCGGCCGGCCGGCAAGGTGCTCCAGGGCTACTGGGAGAACTGGGACGGCGCCTCCAACGGCGTGCACCCGGGCCTCGGCTGGACCCCGATCACCGACAGCCGGATCGCCCAGCACGGCTACAACGTCCTCAACACCGCCTTCCCGGTGATCCTCTCCGACGGCACCGTGCTCTGGCAGGACGGCATGGACACCGGCGTCAAGGTGGCCACCCCCGCCGAGATGTGCCAGGCCAAGGCCAACGGCGCGACCATCCTGATGTCGATCGGCGGCGCCGCCGCGGGCATCGACCTCAGCTCCTCCGCCGTCGCCGACAAGTTCGTGGCGACCATCGTGCCGATCCTGAAGAAGTACAACTTCGACGGCATCGACATCGACATCGAGACCGGCCTGTCCGGCAGCGGCAGCATCGGCACGCTGTCCGCCTCGCAGTCCAACCTGATCCGGATCATCGACGGCGTCCTCGCCCAGATGCCGGCCGGCTTCGGCCTCACCATGGCCCCCGAGACCGCGTACGTCACCGGCGGCAGCGTCACCTACGGCTCCATCTGGGGCTCGTACCTGCCGATCATCAAGAAGTACGTCGACAACGGCCGGCTCTGGTGGCTGAACATGCAGTACTACAACGGCTCCATGTACGGCTGCTCCGGCGACTCCTACTCGGCCGGCACCGTCCAGGGCTTCACCGCCCAGACCACCTGCCTCAACAACGGCCTGACCATCCAGGGCACCACCATCAAGGTCCCCTACGACAAGCAGGTCCCCGGCCTCCCCGCCCAGCCCGGCGCGGGCGGCGGCTACATGGCCCCCAGCCTGGTCTCCCAGGCCTACGGCTCCTACAGCGGCCAGCTGAAGGGCCTGATGACCTGGTCCCTCAACTGGGACGGCTCGAAGGGCTGGACCTTCGGCGACAACGTCAAGTCCCTCCAGGGCCGCTGA
- a CDS encoding helix-turn-helix domain-containing protein, with product METIGNWSEIGERVAEARRAAGMSQGELAVRLGLDRTMLVRIESGERKISAVELFRLAEALGVPAAHFVTRPPAPLVSRRHSLDEDADGASRTRFRFDALLEAHARDAQWLIGEGFLVPPPALTRPDGLVDPGALAQAARATIGRPGGPLGGVARVAEQFGLYLLSVDAEGEGASLLLDGFGVAVVGGRAAPGRRRWTAAHELGHHLLQDEYHSDLSVAAGRDEREELIDRFAEELLIRDADLREEWRNRGQDVGPRTFLIEIAARYRVSWGAVVHKAARLGLVSSAQARQLRADTPTRGDLLSVHGAEPVEDLTVGTTGPQWRKAVLDAWAGGDVTGPRAVELLHGAITVDDLPLRRLEEPAP from the coding sequence ATGGAGACGATCGGGAACTGGAGCGAGATCGGCGAGCGAGTTGCGGAAGCACGGCGAGCCGCAGGGATGAGCCAGGGAGAGCTTGCCGTACGACTCGGTCTGGACCGGACCATGCTGGTGCGCATCGAGTCCGGCGAGCGCAAGATTTCTGCCGTGGAGCTGTTTCGCCTGGCGGAGGCGCTGGGCGTTCCTGCTGCGCACTTCGTCACCCGCCCGCCGGCCCCGTTGGTCTCGCGCCGACACAGCCTGGATGAGGACGCGGATGGTGCGTCCCGCACCAGATTTCGTTTCGATGCCCTTCTCGAAGCACATGCGCGGGATGCGCAGTGGCTGATCGGAGAGGGTTTCCTCGTCCCTCCTCCGGCTCTCACCAGGCCGGATGGCCTGGTCGATCCAGGAGCGCTCGCCCAGGCAGCACGCGCAACGATCGGCAGACCCGGCGGGCCCCTGGGCGGTGTCGCACGTGTTGCAGAGCAGTTCGGGTTGTACCTCCTCAGCGTTGACGCGGAGGGAGAGGGGGCCTCCCTGCTTCTCGACGGCTTCGGGGTGGCTGTCGTGGGCGGCAGGGCGGCCCCGGGCCGACGTCGTTGGACTGCGGCGCACGAGCTCGGACACCACCTGCTTCAGGACGAGTACCACTCGGATCTTTCGGTGGCGGCCGGCCGGGACGAACGGGAAGAACTCATCGACCGGTTCGCAGAGGAACTGCTGATCCGGGACGCGGACCTCCGGGAGGAGTGGCGGAACCGAGGACAGGATGTCGGACCGCGGACCTTCCTCATCGAGATCGCGGCCCGGTACCGGGTCTCGTGGGGAGCCGTCGTGCACAAGGCCGCCAGGCTCGGGCTGGTTTCGAGCGCACAGGCACGCCAGTTGCGGGCCGACACCCCGACCCGCGGCGATCTTCTCTCCGTGCACGGGGCGGAGCCGGTTGAAGACCTGACCGTCGGCACCACCGGGCCCCAGTGGCGCAAGGCCGTCCTCGACGCCTGGGCCGGTGGTGACGTGACCGGTCCGCGCGCGGTGGAACTGTTGCACGGAGCGATCACCGTCGATGACCTGCCGTTGCGCAGGCTGGAGGAACCCGCCCCGTGA
- a CDS encoding peptide deformylase, which produces MIEVRPSQHMQNLGVVQQGADILHRPSVPFDLPAEHDAVRSAVDRLFAAVEHIGRVHSFAKGMGLAAPQIGIDRAAALVLPPAPDAAPIVLLNPRVTAASAETDEQYEGCLSFFDVRGLVPRPLWIEVTTTGPDGTETATVYERGLARIIAHEIDHLDGLLYTDRMQPGTHSIPIEEYRGSGSSWNY; this is translated from the coding sequence GTGATCGAGGTGCGGCCCAGCCAGCACATGCAGAACCTCGGTGTCGTCCAGCAGGGTGCCGACATCCTCCACCGGCCGTCCGTTCCGTTCGACTTGCCCGCCGAGCACGACGCCGTCCGATCCGCAGTCGACCGGCTCTTCGCCGCCGTCGAGCACATCGGCCGCGTCCACTCCTTCGCCAAGGGCATGGGCCTCGCCGCCCCCCAGATCGGCATCGATCGAGCAGCGGCCCTCGTCCTCCCGCCCGCTCCGGACGCTGCCCCGATCGTCCTCCTCAACCCCCGCGTCACCGCCGCCTCCGCAGAGACGGACGAGCAGTACGAGGGCTGCCTCAGCTTCTTCGACGTCCGCGGCCTGGTCCCCCGCCCCCTGTGGATCGAAGTCACCACTACCGGCCCCGACGGCACCGAGACCGCGACGGTCTACGAACGGGGCTTGGCCCGAATCATCGCCCACGAGATCGACCACCTCGACGGCCTGCTCTACACCGACCGCATGCAGCCCGGAACCCATTCCATCCCCATCGAGGAGTACCGGGGTAGCGGTTCTTCCTGGAACTACTGA
- a CDS encoding GH1 family beta-glucosidase, with amino-acid sequence MNHLDALPANFRWGAATAAYQIEGAASTDGRAPSIWDTFSHTPGKVDNGDTGDTACDHYHRWPQDLDLAASLGLDAYRFSIAWPRVVPLADGRVNAAGLDFYDRLVDGMLERGLTPFPTLYHWDLPQAQQDRGGWPERATAERFAEYAAVVAERLGDRVRDWCTLNEPLCSSWIGHLEGKMAPGLTDLTAAVRTSYHLHLGHGLAVQALRAAVPGARIGIVNNLSTIEPASQSDADVAAALRADGHINRWWLDPVLGRGYPQDMLDLYGVELPVRDGDMEIISAPLDWVGLNYYFRQIVADDPTGAVPNFRQVPGPNPERTAMDWEVHAPGIEELLLRLTEDYGVREIYVTENGSAYRDTVTADGRVDDPERTAYLESHLAACARAVAKGAPLAGYFAWSLLDNFEWAYGYDKRFGLVHVDYATQTRTLKTSGERYAQLIAAHRARA; translated from the coding sequence GTGAACCACCTCGACGCGCTGCCGGCCAACTTCCGCTGGGGCGCCGCCACCGCCGCCTACCAGATCGAGGGCGCCGCGAGCACCGACGGCCGCGCGCCGTCGATCTGGGACACCTTCTCGCACACCCCCGGCAAGGTCGACAACGGCGACACCGGCGACACGGCCTGCGACCACTACCACCGCTGGCCGCAGGACCTCGACCTGGCCGCCTCGCTCGGCCTGGACGCCTACCGCTTCTCCATCGCCTGGCCCCGGGTCGTCCCGCTCGCCGACGGCCGGGTCAACGCGGCCGGCCTCGACTTCTACGACCGCCTGGTCGACGGCATGCTGGAGCGCGGCCTCACCCCGTTCCCCACCCTCTACCACTGGGACCTCCCGCAGGCCCAGCAGGACCGCGGCGGCTGGCCCGAGCGCGCCACCGCCGAGCGCTTCGCCGAGTACGCGGCCGTCGTCGCCGAACGCCTCGGCGACCGGGTCCGCGACTGGTGCACCCTCAACGAGCCGCTCTGCTCCTCCTGGATCGGCCACCTGGAGGGCAAGATGGCCCCCGGCCTGACCGACCTCACCGCCGCCGTCCGCACCTCCTACCACCTGCACCTCGGCCACGGCCTCGCCGTCCAGGCGCTGCGCGCCGCCGTCCCCGGCGCCCGGATCGGCATCGTCAACAACCTCTCCACCATCGAGCCCGCCTCGCAGTCCGACGCCGACGTCGCCGCCGCCCTGCGCGCCGACGGCCACATCAACCGCTGGTGGCTCGACCCGGTCCTCGGCCGCGGCTACCCGCAGGACATGCTCGACCTCTACGGCGTCGAACTCCCCGTCCGGGACGGCGACATGGAGATCATCTCGGCCCCGCTCGACTGGGTCGGCCTCAACTACTACTTCCGCCAGATCGTCGCCGACGACCCCACCGGGGCCGTCCCGAACTTCCGCCAGGTCCCCGGCCCCAACCCCGAGCGCACCGCCATGGACTGGGAGGTGCACGCCCCCGGCATCGAGGAGCTGCTGCTGCGCCTCACCGAGGACTACGGCGTCCGCGAGATCTACGTGACCGAGAACGGCTCCGCCTACCGCGACACCGTCACCGCCGACGGCCGCGTCGACGACCCCGAGCGCACCGCCTACCTCGAGTCCCACCTCGCCGCCTGCGCCCGCGCCGTCGCCAAGGGCGCCCCGCTGGCCGGCTACTTCGCCTGGTCCCTGCTCGACAACTTCGAGTGGGCGTACGGCTACGACAAGCGCTTCGGCCTCGTCCACGTCGACTACGCCACCCAGACCCGCACCCTCAAGACCAGCGGCGAACGCTACGCCCAGCTCATCGCCGCCCACCGCGCCCGCGCCTGA
- a CDS encoding carbohydrate ABC transporter permease, whose amino-acid sequence MINPPASFRWLRRVVLLVLAVFTLTPVAVMLSSSLKPLRDVQGPWRWIPSELTFRPYIDIWKTVPLAKYFTNSLIVAGSATALSVLIALLAGYAVSRYRFRGKKIFTITVLSTQMFPGILFLLPLFLIFVNIGNSTGIALYGSRGGLILTYLTFSLPFSIWMLAGYLDSIPRDLDEAAAVDGCGPIRTLVQIIVPAALPGIIAVAVYAFMTAWGEVLFASVMTNDQTRTLAVGLQGYATQTDVYWNQVMAASLVVSLPVVAGFLLLQRYLVAGLTAGAVK is encoded by the coding sequence ATGATCAACCCGCCCGCCTCCTTCCGCTGGCTGCGCCGCGTCGTGCTGCTGGTGCTGGCCGTCTTCACGCTGACCCCGGTCGCGGTGATGCTGAGCTCCTCGCTCAAGCCGCTGCGCGACGTCCAGGGCCCGTGGCGCTGGATCCCCAGCGAGCTGACCTTCCGGCCGTACATCGACATCTGGAAGACCGTCCCGCTCGCGAAGTACTTCACCAACTCGCTGATCGTCGCCGGCTCGGCCACCGCGCTGTCCGTGCTGATCGCGCTGCTGGCCGGCTACGCGGTGAGCCGCTACCGCTTCCGCGGCAAGAAGATCTTCACGATCACCGTGCTGTCCACCCAGATGTTCCCCGGCATCCTGTTCCTGCTGCCGCTGTTCCTGATCTTCGTCAACATCGGCAACTCCACCGGCATCGCGCTCTACGGCAGCCGCGGCGGCCTGATCCTCACCTACCTGACCTTCTCGCTGCCGTTCTCGATCTGGATGCTGGCCGGGTACCTCGACTCCATCCCGCGCGACCTCGACGAGGCCGCCGCGGTCGACGGCTGCGGCCCGATCCGCACCCTGGTGCAGATCATCGTCCCCGCCGCCCTGCCCGGCATCATCGCGGTCGCCGTGTACGCCTTCATGACCGCCTGGGGCGAGGTGCTGTTCGCCTCCGTCATGACCAACGACCAGACCCGCACGCTGGCCGTCGGGCTCCAGGGGTACGCCACCCAGACCGACGTCTACTGGAACCAGGTGATGGCCGCCTCGCTGGTCGTCAGCCTCCCCGTGGTCGCCGGATTCCTGCTGCTGCAGCGCTACCTGGTGGCCGGTCTGACCGCCGGTGCCGTCAAGTGA
- a CDS encoding carbohydrate ABC transporter permease: MSEKVIDRQTVGKEAAPKGAAPARRRLRDKFGRSALPYLLLLPALLAELLIHLVPMVTGIVMAFKQLTQFFIRDWGSAPWSGFDNFKVALEFDAPVGKALLHSFWVTCGFTVLSVGLSWLIGVTASIFTQDAFRGRGLLRAAFMLPYALPVFAAVITWSFMFQRDTGLINHVLHDQLHLTSDKPFWLIGDNSFWALLTVSVWKSWPFAFLTLTAGLQNIPRELYEAAALDGAGVWQQIRRITLPSLRPVNLVLVLVLFLWTFNDFNTPFVLFGKSAPQAADLISIHIYQSSFITWNFGQGSAMSVLLLLFLLLVTAVYLFATNRRRGEAE, encoded by the coding sequence GTGTCCGAGAAAGTGATCGACCGCCAGACCGTCGGCAAGGAGGCCGCCCCGAAGGGGGCGGCCCCCGCCCGCCGGCGCCTCCGCGACAAGTTCGGGCGCAGCGCCCTGCCCTACCTGCTGCTGCTCCCGGCCCTGCTGGCCGAACTGCTGATCCACCTGGTGCCGATGGTCACCGGCATCGTGATGGCGTTCAAGCAGCTCACCCAGTTCTTCATCCGCGACTGGGGCTCGGCCCCCTGGTCCGGTTTCGACAACTTCAAGGTGGCGCTGGAGTTCGACGCCCCGGTCGGCAAGGCGCTGCTGCACTCGTTCTGGGTGACCTGCGGCTTCACCGTCCTGTCGGTGGGCCTGTCCTGGCTGATCGGCGTCACCGCCTCGATCTTCACCCAGGACGCCTTCCGCGGCCGCGGACTGCTGCGCGCGGCGTTCATGCTCCCGTACGCGCTGCCGGTGTTCGCGGCCGTGATCACCTGGTCGTTCATGTTCCAGCGGGACACCGGCCTGATCAACCACGTGCTGCACGACCAACTGCACCTGACCAGCGACAAGCCGTTCTGGCTGATCGGCGACAACAGCTTCTGGGCGCTGCTGACCGTCTCGGTCTGGAAGTCCTGGCCGTTCGCCTTCCTCACCCTCACCGCGGGCCTGCAGAACATCCCGCGCGAGCTCTACGAGGCCGCCGCGCTCGACGGCGCCGGCGTCTGGCAGCAGATCCGCCGGATCACCCTGCCCTCGCTGCGCCCGGTCAACCTGGTGCTGGTGCTGGTCCTCTTCCTGTGGACCTTCAACGACTTCAACACGCCGTTCGTGCTGTTCGGCAAGTCCGCCCCGCAGGCCGCCGACCTGATCTCGATCCACATCTACCAGTCCTCCTTCATCACCTGGAACTTCGGCCAGGGCTCCGCGATGTCGGTGCTGCTGCTGCTCTTCCTGCTGCTGGTGACCGCGGTCTACCTGTTCGCCACCAACCGCCGCCGGGGGGAAGCAGAATGA
- a CDS encoding ABC transporter substrate-binding protein, with translation MRTHRISAALALTAAIVLTASACGGGDSGGGSNSSPKTLTYWASNQGSSLENDKQVLEPELKKFEQQTGIKVNLEVIPWSDLLNRILAATASGQGPDVLNIGNTWSASLQATGALLPFDQATFDKIGGKDRFLESAIASAGAKGKDPAAVPLYSMAYGLYYNKKLFQAAGIANPPATWEELVQDGKKLTSGDKYGIAIEGGNVSENVHNVFTLGMQHGTGFFDASGKPTFDSPEAVAAVKQYVDFIANDKIAAPGNAEYAANQSVTDFATGKAAMLMWQSAGANLKSHGMNPDDYGVVPVPAPAGATGDKATTSMVAGINMAVFKNTKNLDGALNFVKFMTSDEEQKTLNGTYGSLPSVKAAQSDAAFSTPELQTLAGVLQKSAAPLPQVPTESQFETLIGTAVKNLLASAAAGKPVTEATVKDELSKAQQQMPAS, from the coding sequence ATGCGCACCCACCGGATCTCCGCCGCCCTCGCCCTGACCGCCGCGATCGTCCTGACCGCCTCCGCCTGCGGCGGCGGCGACAGCGGCGGCGGCAGCAACTCCAGCCCGAAGACCCTCACCTACTGGGCCTCCAACCAGGGCAGCAGCCTGGAGAACGACAAGCAGGTGCTGGAGCCCGAGCTCAAGAAGTTCGAGCAGCAGACCGGCATCAAGGTCAACCTCGAGGTCATCCCCTGGTCCGACCTGCTGAACAGAATCCTGGCCGCCACCGCGTCCGGCCAGGGCCCGGACGTGCTGAACATCGGCAACACCTGGTCCGCCTCCCTCCAGGCCACCGGCGCGCTGCTCCCGTTCGACCAGGCCACCTTCGACAAGATCGGCGGCAAGGACCGCTTCCTGGAGTCGGCCATCGCCTCGGCCGGCGCCAAGGGCAAGGACCCGGCGGCCGTCCCGCTGTACTCGATGGCCTACGGCCTGTACTACAACAAGAAGCTGTTCCAGGCGGCCGGGATCGCCAACCCGCCCGCCACCTGGGAGGAGCTGGTCCAGGACGGCAAGAAGCTGACCTCGGGCGACAAGTACGGCATCGCGATCGAGGGCGGCAACGTCTCGGAGAACGTGCACAACGTCTTCACCCTCGGCATGCAGCACGGCACCGGCTTCTTCGACGCCTCGGGCAAGCCGACCTTCGACAGCCCGGAGGCCGTCGCCGCGGTCAAGCAGTACGTCGACTTCATCGCCAACGACAAGATCGCCGCCCCCGGCAACGCCGAGTACGCCGCCAACCAGTCGGTGACCGACTTCGCCACCGGCAAGGCCGCGATGCTGATGTGGCAGTCCGCAGGCGCCAACCTCAAGTCGCACGGCATGAACCCCGACGACTACGGCGTCGTCCCCGTCCCGGCCCCGGCCGGTGCCACCGGTGACAAGGCCACCACCTCGATGGTGGCCGGCATCAACATGGCGGTCTTCAAGAACACCAAGAACCTCGACGGCGCCCTGAACTTCGTGAAGTTCATGACCAGCGACGAGGAGCAGAAGACCCTCAACGGCACCTACGGCTCGCTGCCGTCGGTCAAGGCCGCGCAGTCCGACGCCGCGTTCTCCACCCCGGAGCTGCAGACCCTCGCGGGCGTCCTGCAGAAGAGCGCCGCGCCGCTCCCGCAGGTCCCCACCGAGAGCCAGTTCGAGACCCTGATCGGCACCGCCGTGAAGAACCTGCTGGCGTCCGCCGCCGCGGGCAAGCCGGTCACCGAGGCCACGGTCAAGGACGAGCTGTCCAAGGCCCAGCAGCAGATGCCGGCGAGCTGA